The genome window CGTCGCGGCGGCCGCCGCCGAAGACCGCGTCGAACCGGTGCTCCTCGATGGCGTCGAGCAGCGTGACGGTCTGCAGCCGGTTGCGGGAGGCCCGCCGGCCGGTCTCCTCGACCACCCGGCCGGCGTCGATGGAGGCCTGGACGGAGGCGACGATGAGCCGCAGGTTGAGCTCGGCGACCTTCTTGTCGCGGAACTCGATCACCTCGGGGAAGTTGTGCCCCGTGTCCACGTGCATGACCGGGAAGGGGATCGGCGCCGGCCAGAACGCCTTCTCCGCGATGCGCAGCATGACGATGGAGTCCTTGCCGCCGGAGAAGAGCAGACAGGGCCGCTCGAACTCGGCGGCGACCTCACGCATGATGTGGATCGCCTCGGCTTCGAGCACGTCTAGCTGCGTCAACGTGTAGTCATGCTGAGCCATCAGGCTTCCTTCAACTCGGCGGGCGGGACAGGTCACGCACCCCGGCGAGCAGCATCGGCGCCACACCCGGTAGGGAAACCAGGATATCGGGGAGGAATGGATCCGGGCGATTGTAGGCGAGCGGGGACCCGTCGATCCGGCTGGCGTGCGCACCGGCCGCGAGGGCCACGGCGACCGGTGCGGCCGAGTCCCACTCGTACTGGCCACCGGCGTGAAGGTACGCGTCCACCTCACCGGTGAGCACCGCCGCGATCTTGGCGCCCGCCGAGCCGATCCGCACGAGCTCGGCCCCGAGCATGTTCGCCAGCTCCACGGCGATCTCCGGGGCCCGGGAGCGGCTCACCGCGATCCGGATCCGGCCGCCGGACGGCCGGTCGGGCAGGCGCGGCGGGTCCGCGGTGGTGAGGGTGATCCCCTGGGCGGGCAGGGCGACCGCCCCGGCCGCGAGCTCGCCCTTCTCCCACAGCGCGACGTGGACGGCCCAGTCGGTGCGCCCGGGCTCGGAGAACTCGTTGGTGCCGTCGAGCGGGTCGATGATCCACACCCGGTCGGCGGAGAGCCGCCGCGAGGCCGCCCGCTCCTCCCGGGTCGCCTCCTCGGACAGCACGGCGTCGCCCGGCCGCAGCCGCCGGAGCGCGTCGGTGAGGAAGCGGTGCGACGCCCGGTCCCCCGCGTCGCCGAGCGCCTTCTCGTCCGCGAACCCCACGCGGGCGCGGAGCTCCACGAGCCGCTTCCCCGCCTCGGTGGCGAGTTCGGCGGCGAGCATGTGATCGTCCCGTGCCGTCATCCGTTCCTCGCGCTCCCGCCCAGCACGACCGCGGTCCACGTCTTCCAGAGGATCTGCAGATCGAGCATGAGCGACCAGTTCTCGACGTAACGCAGGTCTAAACTAACCAATTCCTCCCAAGACAGGGCGGAATTCCCGGCCACCTGCCACAGCCCGGTCATCCCCGGGCGGATGAGCAGCCGCCTGCGCACGTCGTCGCCGTACCGCGCCACCTCCCCGGGCAGCGGGGCACGCGGCCCCACGAGCGACATGTCGCCGCGGAGCACGTTGAGAAACTGCGGCAGCTCGTCGAGCGAGTGCCGCCGCAGCCGGGCGCCGAGCGGGGTGATCCGCGCGCCCGGGTCCGGGGCGGCCGGTCCCGGCCCGTCGCCGGGCGGCCCGTCCGCACCGGGGCCCGTGTCCTGCCGCACGGTGCGGAACCGCAGCAGTGTGAACACCCTGCCGTCCCGCCCGACCCGCTGCCGCCGGGTGAGCACCGGCCCGGGGCCGCTCGCCCGTACGGCGACGGCGATCACCACGAGCAGCGGGGCGAGCACGAGCAGCGCGAGCGCGGCGACCACCCGGTCGAACGCGTCCTTGAGCAGCCGGTTGGCCCCGGCGAGCCGGGGGCGCTCGACCCGGAGGAGCGGAAGGCCCGCCACCGGCCGGATCACGGTCCGCGGGCCGGCCGCGTCGAGCAGCGCCGGGGCGACCATGAGCTCGGCCTGGCAGTGCTCCAGCCGCCAGGCGAGCCTGCGGATCGCGCCGCCGTCGAGCTCGGGGCAGGCGAGCACGGCGACGACCTCGGCCCCGGCCTGCTCGACCACGAGCGGCACGTCGGTGACGTCCCCGAGCACCGGCACGCCCGCGATCCGCGTCTCCCCCGGCGCCGCCTGGGTGGGGAGGCAGACCGCCACGACCTCCAGGCCGTGGTGGCGCTCCCGCCGCAGCCGGCGGATCAGCTCGGTGACCGCCGGGGGATGACCGACCGCCACGGTCCGCCGCATGCCCTCGCCGGTGCGCGCCCGCCTCCGGTAGAGCCGGCGGCGCAGGCCGTACCTGGCGCAGAGGGCGAGCAGGGTGGCGAGCGGCAGCGCGATCAGCACGTAGCCGCGGTCCAGGTCCGCCCCGGTGAGGAAGACGGCGAGCGCGACGGCCGCCACCGCGGCGCACCCGCACCGTGCGACCCGGCGGAACTCCTCCACGCCCCCGCCGAAGACCCGGGGGTCGTACGCCTGGCTGAGGCTCGCCGCGCCGATCCACAGCAGCGGCAGCACCCCGCTGAGCACCGCGTACGGCCGGGTCTCGGCGTCGATCTCCCCGAACCGCAGCCCGAACGCGACTCCTCCGGCGAGGAGGGCGCTGAGCATGTCGGCGACGGCCGCCTGCCGCCGGCATCGGCCGATCCACGCCGCGCGCCCCGCGGCCCGGCCCGGTGGCGGCATCCGCGACAGCCCGAGCGTGACCTCCGGCGCATCGCCGTCCAGCACGCGCCCCTCCCGCGTGTCTCTTGGTAATCGTATGACCACGCATTGTAGCGAAACACGGCACGGCCGGGCCGCGGGCGGACCGGAGGGGTGCGTGCGCGGCTCGCCTCGGCGGGGCCTGCCTGCCCCAGCGGGCGGGTTCTCAGCGGGCCGCCCGCCTCAGTGGGCCGGGTTTCAGCGGGCTACCCCCGGGCCGGGCCTCAGCGGGCCGGGTCTCAGCGGGCCGCCGGCCTCAGCGGGCAGACCGGGCCGGGTAGAGGTCGCTGCCGTGGAACTTGTTCTGCGTCGCGGCGAGGCCCTCGGTGAGCAGCGACTCCACCATGTCGGCCGCCCGGTCGATGAGGAACGGCAGGTCCTTCCGCTCGGCCGTGGCGAAGTCGCGCAGCACGTACGTCGCCGGGTCCATCCGCCCCGGCGGGCGGCCGATGCCGAAGCGGATCCGCGAGTAGTCGCGCGTCCCCAGCGCCTTGGTGATCGACTTCAGCCCGTTGTGGCCGTTGTCCCCGCCTCCGGTCTTCGCCCGCAGCGCGCCGAAGGGGATGTCCAGCTCATCGTGGATCACCACGATGTTCTCCGGCCCGATCTTGTAGTAGTCGGCGAGCGCCTTGACCGGGCCTCCGGAGAGGTTCATGTAGGAGAGCGGCTTGGCGAGCACGACCGGCACGCCGCTGAGCCGTCCCTCGGCGACCTGGGCCCGGGTCTTGTGCACCGTGAACCGGCCGCCGATCCGGTTCGCGAGCTCGTCGGCCACCATGAACCCGGCGTTGTGCCGGTTCATCGCGTACTCGGGGCCGGGGTTGCCCAGGCCGACGATGAGCCAGCGGCGGGGCGTGCTCTCCGGTGCGAGCTCAGAAGCGGGCATCACGTCTCCTCATACGGAGAAGTCCTCCACAGGGATTCCCTGTGGAGGACCCTCGCAGGTCATGCGGTAAGCGTCAGCTCACTCCTCGGCCTGCTCCTCCGCGGGGGCGGCGGTGGCCGGGGCCTCGATCACGTGCAGCACCAGCGCGTCGGGGTCGCCGGCGAGGCTCACGCCCTCCGGAAGAGCGAGGTCGCGGGCGTGGACGGTGAAGCCCACGTCCTTGCCGGTGACGTCGACCTCGACGCTCTCCGGGATGTGGGTCGCCTCGGCCTCCACCGGGACGGCGACGAGGAGCTGCTCCACGATGGCGCTGCCGATCGGGTCGCCGGTCACGGTGACCGGAAGCTCCACGGTGACCTTCTCACCGCGGTGGACGCGGAGCAGGTCGACGTGCTGGAGGAACCCCTTGATCGGGTCGCGCTGGACGCCCTTGGGCAGCGCGATCTCGTCGATCCCGTCGCCCTTGAGCCGGATGAGGACGTTCGGCGTGCGCAGCGCCAGCAGCAGGTCGTGACCGGGCAGGGTCAGGTGCTTGGGCTCGGTGCCGTGACCGTAGAGCACGGCGGGAACCTTGCCGCCCCGGCGCAGCTTGCGGGCGGCGCCTTTACCGAACGCGGTACGCGGTTCAGCGTTGATGACGACCTCGGACACGGCACACTCCTAGGGATTTCTCGATGGAATGACTGCTTCGAGCGCTCACCCTCACCCGCCCTAGCGGAAGGCGTTACGAGCGCGACCGGATCAGCCTACCGGCTGATCCGCGGGTTCGGGGTCAGCTGTCCCCTTCGAACAGGCTGGTGACCGAACCGTCGGTGAAGATCTCGATGATCGCCCTGGCGATCAGCGGGGCGATCGACAGCACGGTGAGATTATCGAACCTCTTCTCGTCCGGGATCGGCAGCGTGTTGGTGACCACCACCTCGGAGATGCGGGAGTTCTTCAGCCGGTCGACGGCGGGGTCCGAGAACACGGCGTGGGTCGCCGCGGCGATCACGTTGGTGGCGCCGTGCTCGTAGAGCGCCTCGGCCGCCTTGCAGATCGACCCGCCGGTGTCGATCATGTCATCGACCAGCACGCAGGTCCGGCCCGCGACCTGGCCGACCACCTCGTGCACCTTCACCTGGTTCGCCACGTCCAGGTCGCGGCGCTTGTGGATGAAGGCGACCGGCGTGCCGAGCGTGTCCGACCACCGCTCGGCGAGCCGTACCCGGCCGGTGTCCGGCGAGACGATGGTCGTGGTCGCCGGGTCGAGCTTGCTCCGCAGGTAGTTGACGAGGACGGGCATGGCGAACAGGTGGTCGACCGGCCCGTCGAAGAAGCCCTGGATCTGCGAGGTGTGCAGGTCGATCGACATGAGCCGGTCGGCGCCGGCCTGCTTGAACAGGTCGGCGATGAGCCGCGCGGTGATCGGCTCCCGGCCCCGCCCCTTCTTGTCCTGGCGCGCGTAGCCGTAGAACGGCATGATCACGGTGATCCGGCTCGCCGACGCCCGTTTGAGCGCGTCCACCATGATCAGCTGTTCCATGATCCATTTGTTGATCGGGGCGGTGTGGCTCTGCATCACGAAGGCGTCGCACCCGCGCACCGACTCCAGGTAGCGGACGTAGATCTCGCCGTTGGCGAAGTCCCGCAGGGCAGTGGGCGTGATCGGGACGCCGAGGTGGGCAGCGACCTCTTCGGCGAGCGCGGGATGCGCCCGTCCGGAGAAGAACATCAGGTTCCGCTCGCCGGTTCTCCGCTTGCCGCTGCTCATGCCGCGCTCCTCACCTGTTGAGCCTTCTTGTCTTCCACCGCTCGGCCGAGCCTTGGCACGCTCGCCGAGCCGCTGTGGTCGCTCACGGTGTCGCCCTCCTGCCCCGGCTCACGGGTGTCGGCCGCGCTTCGCCAGGCTTCATTGACCTTGTTCGATCCCGTGGTACGGCACCGCCGTACCGGCTCACTGTTCGCTCGACCCGGCGCCCTCGCCCGCGCCGTCCTCGCGTTGCCCGCGCGCGAGCAACGCCCGCTGAGCGGCCTCGTCGGACGGGGTTCCCGGCCGTCGGCGCCGCACCCACCCTTCAATATTGCGCTGCCTGCTCCGGGCGACCGCCATGGCGCCGGGAGGCACGTCCTGCGTGATCACCGAACCGGCCGCGGTGTAGGCGCCGTCGCCGATGGTGACGGGGGCGACGAGCATGGTGTCACTGCCCACCCGCACGTGATCGCCCACCACCGTGTGGTGCTTGTTCACGCCGTCGTAGTTGACGAAGACCGTGGACGCGCCGATGTTGCTCCCCACCCCGATCGTGGCGTCGCCGACGTAGGTGAGGTGGGGGACCTTGGAGCCCTCGCCGATCTTGGCGTTCTTGGTCTCCACGTACGTGCCGATCTTGCCCTTCCGGCCGAGCACGGTGCCGGGCCGCAGGTAGGCGAACGGGCCGACCGACGCCTCCGGGCCGATCACGGCCTGCTCGCAGACGGCGTTCCGCACCACGGCGCCCTCGCCGACGACGGTGTCGGTGAGCGTGCACCAGGGGCCGATCTGGGCGCCCGTGGCCACGGACGTCGTTCCCTTGAGCTGCGTCCCGGGGTGGAGGACCACGTCCGGTTCGAGGGTGACCCCCGCGTCGATCCAGGTGGTGGCGGGGTCGACGATGGTCACGCCGGCGCGCATGTGCGCGCGGAGGATGCGGTCGTTGAGGATCCGCCGCGCCGCGGCGAGCTGGACCCGGTCGTTGACCCCTTCGATCTCCTGGTGGTCTCCGGCGACGTGCGCGCCGACCCGCAGGCCGTCCTCGCGGAGGATGGCGACCGCGTCGGTGAGGTACTCCTCGCCCTGGGCGTTGGCGGTGCCGACGCGCCGCAGGGCGTCGGCGAGGACCGCGCCGTCGAAGGCGTAGACGCCGGAGTTCACCTCCCGGATGGCCCGCTCCTCCGGGGTGGCGTCCTTCTCCTCGACGATCCTCAGTACGGCACCGCCGGGGCCGCGGACGATCCGGCCGTACCCGGTGGGGTCGGGCACCTCGGCGGTGAGGACGGTGACGGCGTTGCCCTCGCGCTGGTGCCGCTCGAGCAGGCCGGCGAGGGTCTCGGTGCGCAGCAGCGGCGTGTCGCCGCAGGTGACGATGATGGTCCCGGTGATCGGCCCCTCCGCCTCGAGGACCGTGCGCACGGCGTGCCCGGTGCCGTTCGGCTTCTCCTGCACCACGTGGCGGGCCTCTGGCCACTCGGCCGCGAGGTGGTCCGCGACCTGTTCCCGGCCGTGGCCGATGACGACGATCAGCCGTTCGGGGTCGAGTGCGCCGGCTGCGGCGAGCACGTGATCGACGAGCGCGCGCCCACAGATCTCGTGGAGGACTTTGGGGGTCTTCGACTTCATCCGGGTGCCCTCGCCTGCGGCGAGGACGAGGACGGCGGCCGGGCGCTGCACACTCACGGCTTGAGCTCCCTCGGCATCGCTGCTGGTGACGGGTAGGAACGGCTCAGCGGTCACGGGAGGCGTCACCGGGTCGCCGCTCGACAAGGTTGAGCTTACCCGCCGTCCGATTTGATCGATTTCGGGTCCCGGTCCCAATTCCGCGCTCGGCCGGCCCACCCGGCCGGCCGAGCGCGGACCGGGGTGATCGGCTCCCGGGGGAGGATTCGAACCTCCGTTGACAGAACCAAAATCTGTAGTCTTGCCACTAGACGACCCGGGATTGAATGCCTGTCCTAGTTGTCAATTTTGCCGGAATCCCGGCAGTGGCTTTCCTCGCTCAGGATACCGAGCCGACCCCTCGTCGCGCTCGCCCAATCCGCCTCAATCTCACCTCCGGGCGCACGGCCGCCCTCCGGCAGCGGCGATCCATCCACACCCATCCATCGCGCGGAATCCGGCCTGGCCTGGGTACATAGCGGGACACCGCGGCGACTCGGGCCCGCCGATCGGCCAAGCCTCGCCCATTAACAGATCGCGCCCGGTTCGGCAAGTCGCGGAACCGCCATCGGTCCCGTCCCCGGGCGTCATCCTTCCGACAGTCGCACGGGGCACGGGAACAACTTACGATGGCGTAAGTTACGGTCCCGTAGCCTAATGAGGTGGCCCATGACAGTACTCACCGAACGACCGGGCCGGCAGCCGAAGCCGGAGTTCGAACCGGAGAAGAAGACCAAAGGGATGCTCGCCGTCTTCTTCCTGGTCGTCACCGTCCCGCTCCTCGCCCTGGTGGCGGCCGTCCCGGTCGCCTGGGGATGGGGCCTGACCTGGACCGACGTCGCGATCGCCGTCGGCTTCTACGTGTTCTGCGGGCTCGGCGTCACGGTCGGGTTCCACCGCTACTTCACGCACGGCTCCTTCAAGGCCAACCGCCCGCTCAAGCTGCTCCTCGGCATCGCCGGGAGCATGTCGCTCGAGATGTCGGTGATCGACTGGGTGGCCACGCACCGCAAGCACCACAAGTACTCCGACAAGGAGGGCGACCCGCACTCGCCGTGGCGCTTCGGCACGAGCTTCCGCGCGGTGTGCAAGGGCCTCCTCTACGCGCACATGGGGTGGATGTTCGAGGCCGACCGGGTCAACCGGTCCCGGTACGCCCCGGACCTGCTCAAGGACCCCGACGCGCTGCGGCTGCACCGGTGGTTCCCCGCCATCGCCACCGCCTCCGTGCTGCTCCCGCCGGTGATCGGCGGGCTGATCACCTGGTCCTGGCAGGGCGCGCTCACCGCGTTCTTCTGGGGCTCGCTCGTCCGGATCGGCCTGCTCCACCACGTCACCTGGTCGATCAACTCGATCTGCCACGTGTTCGGCAAGCGGCAGTTCGCCTCCCGCGACGAGTCGGGCAACGTCTGGTGGCTCGCGCTCCCCTCGTTCGGTGAGTCCTGGCACAACCTCCACCACGCGTACCCGGTCTCGGCCCGGCACGGCGTGCTCAAGGGCCAGATCGACCTGAGCGCCGGGCTGATCCGGGCGTTCGAGAAGCTGGGCTGGGCCTACGACGTACACTGGCCCGATCCGGCGCGCGTCGCCGCGAAGCGCATCGCCTGAGCGCGCGGCGCGGCTCCGATGCGGCCGCCCCGCCCCGTACGGCGGGCGGCCCAGGCCCGTGCCCACCCCTGCCCTGCCGTGGCACGGCCCACCGAGGCCCGGCAGGGCGGGAGTCATGATGGAACCTGTGAGCGAGTCCGCCAAATCCCGACGACGCATGACGGGTGCGCAGCGGCGTGAGCAACTGATCGAGATCGGCCGGGCGCTCTTCGCCGAGAAGGGCTTCGACGGCACCTCGGTCGAGGAGATCGCGGCCCACGCGAAGGTCTCCAAGCCCGTGGTGTACGAGCACTTCGGCGGCAAGGAGGGCATCTACGCGGTCGTCATCGACCGGGAGATGCGGCGGCTGCTGAGCCTGATCACCCAGGCGCTCTCCGCCGCCCATCCCCTGGCGAAGCTCGAACGGGCCGCGCTGGCCCTGCTGCAGTACATCGAGGAGAGCAGCGAGGGCTTCCGCATCCTGGTGCGCGATTCGCACGCCGCCTCGGGCACGGGCACGTTCGCCAGCCTGATCAGCGACATCGCGAGCCAGGTCGAGGACGTGCTCGCGGAGGAGTTCCGGGAGCGCGGCTACGACCCCCGCCTCGCCCCGATGTACGCGCAGATGCTGGTCGGGATGACCGCGCTCACCGGCCAGTGGTGGCTCGACGTGCGCACCCCGCCGCGGGAGGAGGTGGCCGCGCACCTGGTGAACCTCGCCTGGCACGGCCTCACCGGCCTCCGCCCGGACCCGGTGCTCACCACGGCCACGGCGGACCTCGCGCTCACCCCGGATCCGGACGCCCCGGTGGTGCGGCCGTCGGAGCGGTACTTAAAAGAGCTGGAGAAGGCGCACGAGCGCCGGCTGAAGAAGCTGGAGAAGGCCCGCGAGCGCGAGCTGAAGGAGCTCGAGAAGCTGCGCCGGGAGCGGGAGAAGGCCCGGGAGCGGGAGCGCCGCCAGCGCGAGAAGGCCCTGGAGCGGGAGCTCAAGCAGCGGCAGAAGGCCGAGCGCGAGCAGGAGAAGCGGCGCGAGCGCGAGGAGCGGGAGCGCGCCAAGCGCGAACGGGAGCGGCGGCGTGAGGAGCCCGCACCGGTGGAGGCCGCCGGCGAGGGCGTCCCGCCGGCCGGCTGAGCGGCTCCCCCGGAGCGGGCGGCGGCGCGCTCAGGCCGCGTGGAACGCCGGCGAACCCGGCGCGGTGGCCCGACCCCGGGTGAGCCGCCCGGGGCCCCGGCCGCCCGCGGGCCAGGCGTTCACCGGTGCGCGACGACGAAGATCCTCCGGAACGGGAACGGCGTGCCGTACGGCTTGCGCGGGTAGGCCTCGCCGAGGACGCGCGCGCAGTCGGTGAGGAACTCCTCCCGGCGGCCCGGGGGCAGCCGGTCGAGCATGGGCCGCAGCGCGGTGCCCTTGACCCAGTTGAGCACCGCGTCCTCGCCCTGCAGCACGTGCAGGTAGGTGGTCTCCCAGGCGTCCACCGCGCAGCCGGCGCCGGCGAGCAGGTCCAGGTACTCCTCCGGCGTGCCGACCGGGGCCTCCCGCACCAGGTCGCCGAGCTCGGCGCGCCACTTGGTACGGCACAGCTCCCTGATCAGCACGTGGCTCGGCGCGTCGAAGTTGCCGGGCACCTGGAAGGCGAGCCAGCCGTCGCCGGCGAGGTACCCGACCCAGCGGCGGACCAGGTCGCGGTGGCCGGGGACCCACTGGAGCACCGCGTTGGAGACGATCACGTCGACCGGTCGCGGCGGCCGCCACTCCCGGATGTCGCCCACCTCGAAGGTCGGTCCGGGCGGGGCCTTGGCGAGCATGGCGGGCGACGAGTCGATCCCGTGCACGGCCGCGCCGGGCCACCGGCGGCAGAGCGTGGCGGTCAGCTCGCCGGTGCCGCAGCCGAGGTCCACCACGTACTCGGGGTTCTCGGCGGCCACCCGGCCGACGAGGTCGAAGAACGGGCGCTGCCGCTCCGCGGCGTAGCGCCGGTAGACGCCCGGGTCCCAGATGTCGGTAGTCACGCCACCCCCCTTGAATCCTGTGACCGCGAAATATCTTGACATCAAGACAGATAAACTCGGTACATGACCATGACTGGGCGCGTCGAGGATGAGGTGGACCGGCTGGTCTCGGCGTGGCGGAAGGAGCGTCCTGACCTCGATGTGTCCCCGCTCGAGGTGCTCAGCCGGATCTCGCGGCTCAGCAAGCACCTGGAACGGGAGCGCCGGGCCGCCTTCGCCGCCCATGGCATCGAGTCGTGGGAGTTCGACGTGCTCACCGCGCTGCGCAAGGCCGGCGAGCCGTACGAGATGAGCCCGGGAGCGCTGCTGCGGGCGACCCTGGTCACCTCGGGCACGATGACCAACCGGATCAACCGGCTGGTGACCGCCGGGCTGGTCACCCGGCACCCCGACCCCGAGGACCGGCGCGGGGTCTTGGTCCGGCTCACCCCGGCCGGGATGGAGCGGGTCGACGCGGCCCTGGCCGATCTGCTGCGGCGGGAACAGGAGCTGCTGGCCGGTCTCGATCAGGAGGAGCGGCGCGCGCTGGCCGATCTGCTGCGCCGGCTGCTCATCCCGCTCGACTCATCCGAGGGCGGGACGCGCTGATCCGGCCACACCATCCAAGATCGATCTGTCTCTTTTGACCCAGTTCGACGCGGGCACCCCGCCTCTTGGTTTCACAAATCCTGTGTGATTTGTGTCACACATGAGGATTGACCAATCGATCACCTTCCGTGACCATCGCCCAGATCGACCGTAAATGATCAGCGGAAACTCGCCGCAAACCGGGGCGAGAGAGCGCCTATGGGGCCGCCTCACCCACAACACGGATCCCTTACGAAACACGGGTTCCTCGTATAGCTTTCTGATCGTCCTTTCCTGACGTTTGAGGCGCAGGTGACGCCTCACGACAGACCAAGGAGAAGACCGTGAAGCGCATGATCGCTCTCGGCGGCGCCGTGGCCGGCATGCTGGCCTACGCGGCTTTCGCCGCCCCGGCGGCGACCGCCAAGTCGGTTCCCGCTCCGAAGACCCTGGCGCAGACCAACTTCGCGGCCAAGCAGGTGGCGGCCTTCTGGTTCGCCGAGCGTGCGGCCAACCTGCAGAAGGCCACGCCGTACGCTGTCGAGACCACGGTCTCGACCAAGGTGAAGCACAAGTCCACCGTGCCGACCGGCGCGGCCACCACCAAGCCGGGCCTGGTGGGCTCCAGCGGCGACCAGAAGCAGTCCTCCGCGACCGCGAAGAACGTCAACCTCCCGCGGACCGTCGGTAAGGTCTTCTTCATCGGTGCGGACGGCAAGCCGCACTGGTGCACTGGTACCGCTCTGCAGGGCCGGTACAAGAACATCGTCGCGACCGCGGGCCACTGCGTCTTCGACGTCAAGCGGAACCGCGCCACGCTGGACCGCTGGGTCTTCGTCCCGGGCTACTACAAGGGCAAGACCCCGTGGGGCATCTACGTCGGTAAGACGGCGTACACCCACTACGACTTCTCCGTGTACGAGGACGGCGACCGCAACTACGCGTTCGTCACCGTGTACAACGGCGTCCAGGCCGAGTGGGAGAAGCAGGGCCGCCGCTGGAAGCTCACCCTGAAGGACGCTGGTCGCCTCGGCGACAACGTCGGTGGCCAGGGCCTCGCCTACAACCAGAAGCTCGGCGCCCAGCCGGTCTTCGTGTTCGGCTACCCGAGCGGGTCGCACCCGGACGGCAACTTCGCCTTCACCGGCCAGACCCTCAAGTGGTCGTACGGCAAGCCCTTCGCCGCCCAGGCTCCGGCGCAGAAGGCCGAGAACCTGCAGGGCATCAAGTCGGCCTTCACCGGTGAGGGCGCGCTCGGGTCGGCGTGGCTGCTCAAGTACAGCAACGCCACGCGGCTCGGCTACCTCAACGGTGTGACCATCGGTGTCGCCGACACCGACGGCAACGGCCGCTACGACACCAGCGTGTCGCCGTACTTCGACGGTGAGACGCTGCAGGTCTACCAGGCCGCCGAGAAGAACTGGTCCGGCAAGATCGTCTGACGTTGGTCGTCGGACGACCCTTGACGTGACGGGAAAGGCCCGGCCGGCCCTCCGGCCGGGCCTTTTCTCATGCCCACGTCTTCTCCTGCCCCCACCCGTCCCGCCGCGGAGCCGGCCGCATCGACCGGGACGTCCC of Thermobispora bispora DSM 43833 contains these proteins:
- a CDS encoding trans-aconitate 2-methyltransferase, giving the protein MTTDIWDPGVYRRYAAERQRPFFDLVGRVAAENPEYVVDLGCGTGELTATLCRRWPGAAVHGIDSSPAMLAKAPPGPTFEVGDIREWRPPRPVDVIVSNAVLQWVPGHRDLVRRWVGYLAGDGWLAFQVPGNFDAPSHVLIRELCRTKWRAELGDLVREAPVGTPEEYLDLLAGAGCAVDAWETTYLHVLQGEDAVLNWVKGTALRPMLDRLPPGRREEFLTDCARVLGEAYPRKPYGTPFPFRRIFVVAHR
- a CDS encoding MarR family winged helix-turn-helix transcriptional regulator, encoding MTGRVEDEVDRLVSAWRKERPDLDVSPLEVLSRISRLSKHLERERRAAFAAHGIESWEFDVLTALRKAGEPYEMSPGALLRATLVTSGTMTNRINRLVTAGLVTRHPDPEDRRGVLVRLTPAGMERVDAALADLLRREQELLAGLDQEERRALADLLRRLLIPLDSSEGGTR
- a CDS encoding trypsin-like serine peptidase encodes the protein MIALGGAVAGMLAYAAFAAPAATAKSVPAPKTLAQTNFAAKQVAAFWFAERAANLQKATPYAVETTVSTKVKHKSTVPTGAATTKPGLVGSSGDQKQSSATAKNVNLPRTVGKVFFIGADGKPHWCTGTALQGRYKNIVATAGHCVFDVKRNRATLDRWVFVPGYYKGKTPWGIYVGKTAYTHYDFSVYEDGDRNYAFVTVYNGVQAEWEKQGRRWKLTLKDAGRLGDNVGGQGLAYNQKLGAQPVFVFGYPSGSHPDGNFAFTGQTLKWSYGKPFAAQAPAQKAENLQGIKSAFTGEGALGSAWLLKYSNATRLGYLNGVTIGVADTDGNGRYDTSVSPYFDGETLQVYQAAEKNWSGKIV